Genomic DNA from Hordeum vulgare subsp. vulgare chromosome 2H, MorexV3_pseudomolecules_assembly, whole genome shotgun sequence:
TATGGAATAGTGATGCTTACATTTCTTTTGGTGTAAGTTAGCTTTGAGAAAATTTGACATATTGTTGGTTTCTGGTTTCTTACAGACTTCCAGTCGACATTTGTGAAGTTTGAACCACCGCCTACGATATTTGTTTAACCATTTTATAATCAAGTTCaaaattattttcaaacataAAATGAAACATGCTACATTCTTTTGTGGCATTGTATCATCACATGTAAATTTCAGTGGTTCACATGAACCTCTATAGTGAGTGGCGGAGCCACTGCCCAGCTACCTTGGGCAGTTGCCCAGACTCAGCTTGTAATCTTTTTCTTAAAATAATGACAAGGATGAAGAAAATCCAGTTTTTATATGGAAAAAACACAAAATAGTTGAATGCCATTAGGAGCCTATCACATTGAGCTGGCCCTGCCACTGTCTATAGTTGTATACGATTTTATGTACACCGCACGACTGttagaaaaaaaatcatctaGCAAGCTAAGACCAAAAACATACGACATATTTGAACCAAAAATTATAAAATCATATATAGATTTATTGGTGAAGCGTGGCGTGCCGCCGCGCACCACCCGCTAGCAAGTACTAGAGCTAGAGGAACCTGCTTGCATCTTAGTATGTGAAGTCTGGCAATATGATGGTGCGTCCCGATGTCTAGCCGTATGAAGACTCCTGCGATGGCGTCCAAACAAGCGGGCGACAGCTGTCGAGAAGCATGAAGACTCCTGCGATGGCAACCcgacgagcggcggcggcggcggcggcaactgCCCGAGTAACAAGACGCGCATATTAAGCTCTGACGGATCGATGATGCATTAGGGTCAAGCACTTAGGCAAATAATTGCAGGTGGCAGGATACATTGGACTTGGACTTGGGCTATTGGGCTTGATTTAGGCTACTCCCAATGCTCCACCTTGTACAGATGCTAAGACTGTCACATAGGTAAAAAAATTGACGTGGGAAGATAATTAATAGAAGAGAGATGAGTGTAATGACGCGAGAAAAAAACAATGCTAAGCGCGTGAATCTAGGTAAAAAAATTAAATGAAAGAAATGAATAAATGCATGCACAACTTTAATTACAAAAGCATTAAATAAGGAGACTTAAGTACAATGAGCTAAGAAACTATGCACTAAGGACTTTAGTTGCTAAATTATTTAATGTATTTAGCATTTCaccttaggctggttgtaatggaaagtatcatatactagtatcatgcatatgatactagtgtatgatactacatccctaaggctggttgtaatggagagtatcatatagtagtatcatgcatatgatactagtgtatgatactacatccgtaatgcatagtatcatgtgcTAGTATCATGGAATATTTCATTTATTGCCATACATGACAaatagtagcacaacatttaatatgatacaatATCATAATATAATACTCAACTCTCTCTTTCCTCATTTAATTTCATGTCACCTCATCAAatatgcctagttggcatgcatgatactacttatgatactTCCATTTACGACCAgcctaatgcatagtatcatacagTAGTATCATAGAATAGtttatttattgccatgcatgacacattgtagcacaacatttaatatgatacggtaacataatatgatactcaatcatctctttcttcatttaattctattccACCTCGTCAAATATGCCTAATTGGCATGCATGATATCACTTAGGCCACTTCCAATGCATTGGTGCTAAGATGAGGTGCTAAGCACATTAAATAGTTTAGCAACTAGAGCCACCAATGCATAGTTGCTTAGCTTATTGTAGCTAAGCCTCCTTATTTAATGCTTTTGTAATTAAAGTTGTGCATGCACTGCTGCATTTCTTTCATTTAATTGCCTTACCTAGGTTCATGTGCTTAGCATTGTTTTTTCCTTGGGTCACCACACTCATCTCTCTCCTATTAATTAGCTTGCCACATCAGATTTTTTGCCTATGTGGCAGCCTTAGCACCTGTACAAGGTGGAGCATTGGGAGTAGCCTTATGATACTACCATTACAAACAGCCTTAGCACCAATGCATTAGAAGTGGCCTTAGTCGGCACGAGTTCTATTGTTAACTAAGTTGGGTCAGTGATTAATCGACTAATTAGCAGCTCAGTCATTAGTTCATGTCGTAAGCCAAAATGCAAAAGCCAAGAAAAAGTCTAAGCAAACAATGATAGAAAATAAAAGGATAAAAGCATGGTCAGTGCATAATTTCAGGGTAATGCCCATTATGTTATGTAGGATCGAATATAAATTTAGATGATGTAGCGGAATCCTCAACAGAAGGCGGGTGCTTGAAAAAAAAAGTCAAATACaaaaagttgaaaagttaaactgaaaagtagagatgtatatGTATTTGAATATCTATTCTGTTTCTTGACTAtgcctattaatgatagcttgtATTGGATTTTTTAAATATATATGCTTCAAGTTATTATTTTTATCATGAAACATACTTTTTCGGTTTATATGACttaaatctgaaatctcatcaaccaaggtgaattaTAAGTAGAtgacactagttttaactagccaatgaaatatttctcacatattcaatttttgagacaataaatgtagcatcctattattcattggacttgcatgatggatatagaaaacgatgcatgcatagcGATTCATTTTCTTTCTCTAAattctatgaattaaatatgacATGAGACTCAAAACACTTTAACTCAATTAGACTCAAAATGAATCTAATATaataaaaatctgaaattttttagaCGAGTTCTATAAAAAAAAAAAGGGAGTATGTCACCATTTTACATTGCCGGTTATGATCCTTGTCCTTCCGCAACTAAAGTAGAGCAGACACTGGAGTACGGTACTCCCACTTGCATTGCGCATCTAAAAACAAGCAGGCACAACAACAGCTCACCGATTAAATACTTCATTCAATAGTGCAATTCAAACGACGCTGCATTTTAAAACCGCTCGCTGCGTTGGATTTGGCGGAACCCGCAGCGGTAGGAAGAACCAGGCGGGCGAGGACAGGCCAACGGCGGCCATGGCGCCGGTGCACGTGCTGGTGTTCCCCTGGCCGCTGCAGGGCCACATCAACTCCATGCTCCCTTTCGCCGCGGGCCTCCTCGGCGCCGGCGTCCACGTCACCTTCCTGTACACGGAGCAcaacctccgccgagtcgaccgtGCCACGGCCGCCGCTTCGCCGCGCCTCCGCTTGGTGTCCGTGCCGGACGGCCTCCCCGACGACCACCCACGCTCGGTTGGCCACCTCAGCGAGGTTGGCAGGTCTCTGAGGCCAAGCGCCAGTGCCGCGTACCGTGCTCTGCTCGCCCCTGCGCTCTCCGCTCGAAGACACGCCGACTGCGGGTTGCCGCCGGTGTCGTGCGTCGTGGCCGATAGCTTGCTGCCATTCGCCATTGATATTGCCGAGGAGCTCGGCGTGCCTGCGCTCGCTTTCCGCACGGAAATCGCGAGCAGCATCTTGGCTTACCTCTCCGTGCCCAGGCTGGTGGAGCTCGGCGAGGTTCCCATACCTGTAGGCGCCAACCTTGACGAGCCGGTCCATGGCGTTCCAGGGATGGAGGGTGTTAGCGCAAAAATGGAACTCCTAGTCGCCGGCGATCATCGAAGACAAGCTCGAAAGAGAAATGGATGAACACAGAAGTTTTCCCCGCGCACAAACACCTTCGCCGCGCCTACGGCTTTTCTATATTTCTCTCATGCTCGAAGCAGCCATACACAAAAGAGACAGGGACTCTTATACATGCGCACAAACGCGCCGCGAGCTTCCCACGATCCCCACGCTCCACGCTCCCAGCTCGCGCGCGCGGCGCGCACGCGCACGCCCGCACAGGCGAACCAAGCGCTTTGACGCGGTCACCCCTCCGCGCTGATCGCAGCTGCTAACCAAACATAGTCACACACGCCCCCCCTAAGACGTACACACACACACCCTAGTCCGCCCGGCTGGGCTCTCTCACGCCCTTGGCGCGCGCACGCACACGCACCCGCGATGCAACACTCCGGCGCCCGAACACGTGTCACCAACCGTGGCTTATTTGCACGAACATTCACCCCCTAAGCTACGGCCTACAGCAGTCCGTCGTACTCAACGTCGGCGTTCGCCAGCAGTGCCTGCTCCGCCGCCGCTGCCACCTTCTTTTGTTCGGGTAGAGTCGCGTTTGAAGTGTCCTCTCTGGCTGCAGTTGTTCGCCGCCACACTCGCCGATGTCTTATCCACGATGCTGAACCCGCTCGTCAAACGCGTGCAGCCGACCGAGTGCCTCGTCGAATGCCATGGCCGCCGTGTCGCAGAACTGCTCGATGCCGGCGACGACGGGGAACAGCCGATCCGGGACGGTGTCCAGCAGCTTCTTCACAAGCGCCGCGTCGTCCAGCGTCTTCCCTAGGCTCGCGAACCGCGCCGTCATCCCTCCCAGCCTCCCGGCGTACGCGTCCAGCGCCTCCCTGTCCGCCATCTTCAGGTGGTCGAAGTCCCCGCGCAGCGTCGCCAGCCTCGCCGCGCGGACACGATCCGCGCCGACGAACCTCACCTTCAAGGAGTCTCATACCTCCTTGGTGGTGAGCTTCGTCACCACCTGCAGCAGCACGTCCTCCGGCAGCGCTCCCAGGAGCATCGCGCGCGCCGCCTTGTCCTTCCTGACGTTCACCGCCGCGTCGCCGGGCGCCACCGCCTCCCACACGGTGTGGACATCGAGAATCGCCTGCGCATTGATGGCCCACACCATGTAGTTGTCTGACGTGAGCATCGGCATCGCCATTGACACCGATCCGCCCGCGCCTCCGCCGTGTGGCACGATCGCCATTGCCGTCGGCGAGCTCCCTAACTGAAGGCTGTGATACCAAATGTTAGCGTAAAAATGGAACTCCTAGTCGCCGGCGATCACCGGAGACAAGCTCGGAAGAGAAATGGATGAACAAAAAAGTTTTCACGACGCACAAACACCTTCGCCGCACGTACGACTTTCGTGTATTTCTCCTTGAGCACGAACTCAAGCTCGGCGCAGCGATACACAGGAGAGATAGGGAGCTCTTATACACACGCACAGACGCGCCGCGAGCCTCCCACGATCCCCATGCTCCCAGCTCGCGCGCCCGGCGCGCACGCACACGCCCGCACGGCCGAACCAAGCGCTCTAACGCGGTCACCCCTCCGCGCTGATCGCAGCTGCTAACCAAACACAGGCACGCACGCACCCTCTAAGACGTACACACACACCCTAGTCCGTCCGGCTGGGCTCTGTCACGCCCTTGGCGCGCGCACGCACACGCACCCACGACGCAACACTCCGGCGCCCGAACGCCTCACCAGCCGTGGCTTATTTGCACGAACACAGGGCTTCCTGCGGCGGCGAGATCTCCCAAGCTTTTGCCGTGGCGACGGCGAGAGCGACGAACTCGACCCCATGCTGCAGGTACTCGTCAAGCACACCGCCCACAGCTGCAAGGCGTTTCTCGCGGACCAGCAGATCAACAGCCGGTTCACAGACGCCGTGTGGGGGACGGGGCTGGACATGAAGGACGTGTACGAGAAGGCCGTCGTGGAACGGATGGTGAGGGAGGCCATGGAATCCCGCGAGCtaattagagcatggttaatagtacagccagctgctggctatatgATGTTGACACGTCATCTATAGCCAAGCTTATAGCCCACAAGTACAATAGCTAGATGTAAATAAGTGTTACTTTATTGATACAAGGCTCACCATCCTCTCTCACAAAATGCATTGAAGCACGTGTTACAGCCGACTGTTAGTTTGTAGCCCCCTTCTCTTTTCTCTCATCTTCTCTCTCTTCCAATTCAttataaatatattattttaaatCTTATAGCCCGCCTACGTCATCGTATTGTATTGCTCTTAGGAGGTCGGCTGAGGCGCTCGCGCAGCAGGTGAGGAGGGATATCGCCAAAGGGGGCTCCTCGGCGTCGGAATTCGAGAGGCTCGTGAGATTTATCAAGGAGCTCACCGCCAAAGGTGCAACCGCAAATAGCACCGTGCAAATttgttgattaagttgaacttttCCTTTTCTGGACAGGAACTATTTTGATTGACTTGCGCTTTGCCGTACTGCCGTGTCCACTGACTGAAGGCTCGCTGTAATGAATGAATGAATAAATATTAGTACGTACTCCTCTCGTACTTAATGAGTATCCTGCAACATCACCAAGAGCCATAAAACTTGCACTTAATGTTTAGATTGATGCTTGTCTTCACGTGCAATACGGTGCAATACGGCACTTAATGTTTAGATTGATGCCTGAGGCAGTGGGAGTAATTAAGATAGTATCATGTATTTAggactagcaaacatgttgatgtgacagacaattaatgaagaaagagagggttagagtaacataatcTAGGTAGATActgtaacatgttaaatgttatactactatgtgtcatgcatgtcaattaataaggtcatctatgatactattttatttatgatactatgcactatgaaggttgtatcatacaatagtatcatatgcatgatactactatatgatacttccCACTATGGCCAACCTGATGGAAGTGCACAAGGCGTCAGGTGACCATAGCATGTTGGATATTTTTTCCGAGAACTCCCTATAATTTATTTAATTACGCACAAAGCCCTTAAAATAtaatgaaaaaaaatcatatatGGGGTTCAAACACGTGACCTGTTAATAAAATAGTCCCCTAAAAAAAACTTAATACAATAGTCCGCCATACACCATCCCACCATTGCCAATTGACGTTTAACACGAACAActaaaatttatttttcataaACTTCTCCTTCTTTATTAGTTCACCAGTAATGTAGCAACGTTTACAAGTAAAGAAATAACCTTATCAGGGAGCGTTATCTATCCGGGGCGGTCCTGAAATTTTGGGGCCCCTAGGCGAATCCAAAACTAGGGGCCCCTAGAACAGACAATATAGTAGTAATAACAAAGAATATATGTACATACAAAATATTATAAACACTGAATATATCGAAACAATATACATATTAAATAATTATAGATTTCATCTTTAAAAAATTCTAAATTTCCTTCATGCAAAGTCACTTACGATTGGGTTGTTGTGAATTTCATCAAATAAAATTTCCTCTTCATGCATATTTTTCCAAACCATTTAAACGCCCTAGCGTCACTCTCGGTCTAAAATAGTTGTTCAATAATTGTATCTTTGTAAAAGTTCTTTTGACCCATGCAATAGTTATACGCACTGCAAATAAGATGATATGTAACAGAGGCGTTAGGATAAACATGAAGTTGGCATGTTTGAAAATCGTAGGCATCATTACCCTATTTGACAGTAAaattgataatcttttattaaagAAAAAGCGCAAAGCGGAATGATCGTCAATACTAGCAGAGTCTGTTTGTGCACCTGTTCAAATAATCATACTACCAGGATGGGTTACATTTTTACCACCGATATTGATGTCAACATTTTCATCCTGTTCATATTCAGAATTCCCATCAGTTTGTTCTTCTTTATCTTTTCAACGTGCTGATACTGAACAAAAAATGGCATCAAAGATTAATTTGGTGCCAGCTATGCACCATGTATGCAAATGATAAATTACTTAATCAGTAGTACTGAACTCATAGGGAGTAGGGTTGATTAGGGATTAGCAGTAATATAATATACCTTGGATGGGTTGGACATCTTTGGTGGTATGGCGTTTAGCGATGAGTCTGTAAACGATGTGGACTCGCATCTGGCTCTAGCCCTCGACGAATCGGCGATGCCTGTGTGCATGTCCATCGCCTGAAGTCGGAAGAGAAAGCAGCGTCGCCTACTGAGTACCCGCTGCATCTTTCGATCGGGAGGCACAGAAAATAAAGATCGCATCGACGAGGCGACGAATTGGCGTTTGGAATTGGGAAAGAAATTAAGAGAGAAAAATATGGCTTAGGATCTGAACATTGATACGTGATGGAATAGGAAGAATCATTACAATTGAGTGCTTCCACGCCTCGCTAACTCCCTAATCCATGGCCCATACTTTAAGCTACACACCTGGGAGGGGGTCCTGAATtttgggggcccggggcggccgccccctgccccccccccccccctcaagacCGGGCATGTATCTATCCAAACACTTAGAAGAGAAGACATAGCTAACCTTGCTAGTTTATGAGCTACTCGATTAAGAGGATGTTTGTTTACAAGGACTTTttgatgtagggactaaaaaatgtTCCTTTTAGTTCCATGGAAACCAAACATATGGGACTTATAGGGACTAAAAGTGGGCATTTGGGACTAAAGAAAGAAGACCCCGAGGGAGAgtctttttgagacttttttCAATAGTGCCCCGACTTTTAGCATGTTATTTAATAACCTCTAGctcattactaggggtaacatggtcttttagcatgtcatttaataacctctagtccatgtttagtccctCGAACCAAACatgtagggactagggactttttagttgggactaaaaaaagtcccccgacaagattctttgtttacaaagtaagggagaaaagctcaatcgttgagcatgtgctcagattatctgggtactacaatcgcttgaatcgagtgggagttgatcttccagataagatagtgattgacatagttctctaaagtcactgacaccaagctacagagcttcgtgatgaactataacatatcagggatagaaatgatgatccttgagctatccgCGATGTTTGACAGCGTGAtgatagaaatcaagtaggaacatcaagtgttgatggttagtaaaaccactagtttcgagaaggggaaGGGTTAAAAGGggtacttcatgaaatgacaaacCAGTTACCACTCtattaaagaa
This window encodes:
- the LOC123428684 gene encoding 7-deoxyloganetic acid glucosyltransferase-like: MAPVHVLVFPWPLQGHINSMLPFAAGLLGAGVHVTFLYTEHNLRRVDRATAAASPRLRLVSVPDGLPDDHPRSVGHLSEVGRSLRPSASAAYRALLAPALSARRHADCGLPPVSCVVADSLLPFAIDIAEELGVPALAFRTEIASSILAYLSVPRLVELGEVPIPVGANLDEPVHGVPGMEGQSVVLNVGVRQQCLLRRRCHLLLFGRPSASSNAMAAVSQNCSMPATTGNSRSGTVSSSFFTSAASSSVFPRLANRAVIPPSLPAYASSASLSAIFRWSKSPRSVASLAARTRSAPTNLTFKESHTSLVVSFVTTCSSTSSGSAPRSIARAALSFLTFTAASPGATASHTGFLRRRDLPSFCRGDGESDELDPMLQVLVKHTAHSCKAFLADQQINSRFTDAVWGTGLDMKDVYEKAVVERMVREAMESRELIRAWSAEALAQQVRRDIAKGGSSASEFERLVRFIKELTAKGATANSTVQIC